From a single bacterium genomic region:
- the fliD gene encoding flagellar filament capping protein FliD, which produces MAGLSGAISGIKSNLDTNSIIDALLTFEKQNVLLLQYDQTVKTNQMATYQAINTKMLAFQTQAGLLSRASTFSATKVSVTGEEYLTAIAGDNAALGNYSLRVAALAQNHQIASQGYSEQEAASLGTGTISIAVGDGSTKTINIDSANSSLDGIRRAINNAKVGVTATIVNDGSKSNNFRLMLSADKTGEKNKITFSANLTGTKDLNFSSSSFDQVEKQSFSSLATSNPTLGTTASYTGSQNKVYTFTVGGNGSQTVGSGDITLNWSDGTNSGSILVSSADTEVELNGAGSDGLKLNFSAGQLVAGDTFRVQTFAPLLQKAQDSKITMGSTDGGGSPITINSESNVIKDVIGGITLNLTKVSEDTAVNIVVDRDTSSIEDSINTFITKFNDVLGSIDEQFKYDPEAEEDSGILFGDRTLMMLQDSMRGKITSRIAGLDSEYNMLASVGIRIGTTGKLSVVDRGKLTAAIENNIEDVQKLFAASGDSSSGKVSFVAMGDKTKTSADGYTVNIAQAAAKGYLRGAVVVNPATTPIVINSSNKNLAFRVDGVISDTITLTEKSYATWDELTAEIQQKINADKKIGKMGVEVSSFDNGSDGYLTMTSGSYGKKSIIELQTSTGNSAAAILGLAGGQNFAGIDVSGTINGEKATGNGQVLTGNDGNNNTAGLKLLIELSQSDVRAESEATIKVFRGVASLAQDFADSISKSVDGTIARRTKALENQVKDIEERVTDLNARMELKRQRLTEKFQEMESLIGQLNQQSSYLSTQLDQISQNFSQIVANNRK; this is translated from the coding sequence ATGGCCGGACTATCAGGAGCCATATCAGGCATCAAGTCGAATCTCGACACAAACTCAATCATCGATGCCTTGCTTACATTTGAAAAACAAAACGTGCTCCTGCTGCAGTACGACCAAACCGTCAAGACCAACCAGATGGCGACGTATCAAGCGATCAATACGAAAATGTTGGCGTTTCAGACGCAAGCCGGACTGCTATCGCGAGCTTCGACCTTCTCAGCGACCAAGGTGAGTGTCACCGGGGAAGAATACTTGACCGCGATCGCCGGCGATAATGCAGCGCTGGGCAATTACTCATTGCGCGTCGCGGCGTTGGCGCAGAATCACCAGATCGCATCGCAGGGCTATAGCGAACAGGAAGCAGCAAGCCTGGGAACCGGAACGATCTCGATTGCAGTCGGAGATGGCTCAACAAAGACTATCAACATAGACTCGGCTAACTCCAGTCTCGACGGAATCCGGCGAGCGATAAACAATGCCAAAGTTGGCGTCACTGCGACGATTGTAAACGACGGCAGCAAGTCGAACAATTTCCGGCTGATGCTGTCCGCTGATAAGACGGGCGAAAAGAACAAAATTACTTTCAGTGCCAATTTGACCGGCACAAAAGATCTGAATTTCAGCAGTTCATCGTTTGATCAAGTCGAGAAGCAGTCATTCTCTTCTTTGGCGACTTCGAATCCAACATTAGGTACGACTGCCTCCTATACCGGAAGTCAGAACAAAGTATACACATTCACTGTGGGCGGCAATGGAAGCCAAACGGTAGGATCAGGCGACATTACATTGAATTGGAGCGACGGCACTAACAGCGGCTCCATATTGGTGAGTTCAGCCGACACCGAAGTGGAATTGAATGGCGCTGGTAGCGACGGATTGAAACTGAATTTCTCAGCAGGGCAGTTAGTTGCCGGGGATACATTCCGGGTACAGACTTTTGCTCCATTACTCCAGAAGGCACAAGACTCAAAGATCACGATGGGTTCAACTGACGGCGGCGGCTCACCAATTACGATTAACAGCGAGAGCAACGTCATAAAAGATGTTATCGGCGGGATAACCCTCAATCTCACGAAAGTTTCGGAAGACACCGCAGTTAACATTGTCGTCGATCGCGATACATCAAGCATTGAAGATAGCATCAACACATTCATCACCAAGTTCAATGACGTCCTTGGTTCGATAGACGAGCAGTTCAAGTATGATCCCGAAGCAGAGGAAGATTCCGGCATTCTCTTTGGTGATCGGACACTTATGATGCTTCAAGATTCAATGCGTGGAAAGATCACATCTCGTATTGCAGGCCTTGATTCGGAATACAACATGCTGGCTTCGGTTGGCATCAGGATCGGTACGACCGGTAAGTTGTCTGTCGTCGATCGCGGCAAGCTCACGGCGGCAATTGAGAACAACATTGAGGACGTGCAAAAGCTATTCGCCGCTTCCGGAGATTCAAGCAGCGGCAAGGTGTCATTCGTCGCGATGGGTGATAAGACAAAGACTTCAGCCGACGGGTACACCGTCAATATTGCACAAGCAGCCGCAAAAGGCTATTTGCGCGGCGCTGTGGTAGTGAATCCTGCGACCACGCCTATAGTTATAAACTCGTCGAACAAGAATTTGGCGTTTCGAGTGGATGGTGTCATTTCTGATACGATCACGCTTACGGAGAAGAGCTACGCAACGTGGGATGAGTTGACTGCGGAAATCCAGCAGAAAATTAATGCCGATAAGAAGATCGGTAAAATGGGAGTCGAAGTAAGTTCCTTTGACAACGGCAGCGACGGCTATCTTACGATGACTTCTGGCAGCTATGGTAAGAAGTCGATAATCGAGCTGCAGACGTCAACGGGCAATTCCGCTGCCGCAATTCTCGGGTTGGCTGGTGGCCAGAATTTTGCAGGAATCGATGTCTCAGGCACCATAAATGGGGAAAAAGCAACTGGCAACGGTCAAGTTCTAACTGGAAATGACGGCAACAACAACACCGCCGGGCTTAAGCTGCTAATCGAGTTGTCGCAATCAGACGTTAGAGCCGAAAGTGAAGCTACCATTAAAGTGTTCAGGGGTGTCGCTTCATTAGCGCAAGACTTTGCCGATTCCATATCTAAGAGCGTCGATGGCACAATTGCGCGTCGGACGAAAGCTCTCGAAAACCAGGTAAAAGATATTGAAGAGCGGGTTACTGACCTTAATGCTCGAATGGAGTTGAAACGCCAGCGCCTTACCGAGAAGTTCCAAGAGATGGAAAGCCTAATCGGACAGCTCAATCAACAGTCATCCTATCTCTCGACTCAGCTTGATCAAATATCGCAGAATTTCAGTCAAATCGTTGCCAATAACCGAAAGTAG
- the fliS gene encoding flagellar export chaperone FliS has product MNKQLATYQRAQVNGASQRDLIVMCYKGGIKYLVESRQKLEAGDINGFSELIEKAHRVIVHLYTTLDMEKGGEIAEKLAELYAFLINQIYLLNATKSVDLFDGIIGVMTTLKEGWEGIDARDLQGGVSGSVAQETPAQQAVSVQI; this is encoded by the coding sequence ATGAACAAACAACTTGCGACCTATCAAAGAGCCCAAGTCAACGGCGCCAGTCAACGAGACTTGATTGTGATGTGTTACAAGGGCGGAATCAAGTACCTTGTAGAGTCTCGTCAGAAGCTCGAAGCGGGTGACATTAACGGTTTCAGCGAGTTGATTGAGAAAGCACATCGAGTTATAGTCCATTTGTATACAACTCTTGATATGGAAAAGGGCGGAGAAATTGCGGAGAAGCTTGCAGAGCTATACGCGTTCTTAATCAACCAGATCTATCTGCTCAATGCAACAAAGAGCGTGGATCTCTTTGACGGAATCATTGGCGTTATGACGACATTAAAAGAGGGCTGGGAAGGCATCGATGCCCGAGACCTGCAAGGGGGAGTCTCAGGCAGCGTGGCGCAGGAAACACCGGCGCAACAGGCGGTTTCAGTCCAAATATGA
- a CDS encoding HDOD domain-containing protein, producing MITEQQTISQEERLRRKLSSITNLPSPPLVFNQITKIINNPRTSVRDVAAIMSEDAAMSAKVLRLSNSAFYGARSEITGIRQAVLVLGLEAIKSLVLSSSVFDMFKSHKLDPEFQEAYWRHSLSTAIAARIVAQYHRVARGLDAEVAFSAGLLHDIGKLITCCFLPDEYKLTLEYRQERQTSDYQAEMASVGHAHTHIGRMLAANWKLPVAIQRAIEFHHFPMQDTEDSRVYSIIIHVANYLAKRTFGTKMPQYDDWADLLPEVHSDLELTEEVIEAFCSKLREEYAASSTFMQLAMT from the coding sequence ATGATTACTGAACAGCAGACAATCTCCCAGGAAGAACGACTTCGCCGGAAACTCAGCAGCATTACAAATCTGCCTTCTCCGCCGTTGGTATTCAATCAAATCACTAAGATAATTAACAATCCACGGACCTCCGTTCGTGATGTTGCAGCAATCATGTCTGAAGATGCTGCCATGAGCGCCAAGGTGCTCAGGCTGTCGAATTCCGCATTCTACGGCGCACGCAGCGAAATTACGGGCATACGCCAAGCTGTTCTGGTACTGGGATTGGAAGCTATCAAGTCACTGGTACTGTCATCGTCGGTATTCGACATGTTTAAGTCGCACAAGCTCGATCCAGAGTTCCAAGAGGCATATTGGCGCCATTCACTTTCAACTGCAATTGCTGCACGAATCGTTGCGCAGTATCATCGGGTTGCGCGCGGCCTTGATGCCGAAGTCGCATTTTCCGCAGGACTGCTTCACGATATCGGCAAATTGATAACGTGCTGCTTTCTCCCTGATGAATACAAGCTCACTTTGGAGTACAGGCAGGAACGTCAAACGTCCGACTACCAGGCCGAGATGGCTTCGGTTGGACATGCCCACACTCACATTGGCCGAATGCTGGCTGCCAATTGGAAACTACCGGTTGCCATTCAACGAGCGATAGAGTTTCATCATTTTCCAATGCAGGACACTGAAGATAGCCGCGTGTACTCCATCATTATTCATGTTGCAAACTATCTCGCCAAGCGTACCTTTGGTACGAAGATGCCTCAGTACGACGATTGGGCTGACCTCCTTCCGGAAGTCCATTCGGACTTGGAATTGACTGAGGAAGTCATCGAAGCTTTCTGCAGCAAGTTGCGCGAGGAGTACGCTGCCAGCAGCACGTTCATGCAACTGGCAATGACATAA
- a CDS encoding DegT/DnrJ/EryC1/StrS family aminotransferase has translation MKVTSVPFYRLKISKQEIDKVTETMRSGWLTTGKVTHQFESEFAEYVGAKYAVAVNSCTAALHLSLIAAGVKPGDEVITTPYTFVATTETIIQCGAKVVFVDTEEDSFNIDLSKVEAAISPRTKAVVPVYIAGYPSNLKKIDALRRKHKVRVIHDAAHALGTYSGSSIVGSTPDLTCFSFYSTKNLTTGEGGMITTDSKKQIELLRMISLHGMSRDAWKRYTGTGSWKYQIRELGYKYNLSDMASSVGLVQLQNFDKMQKARKRAADLYVKYLGGFDELIIPKDPENGRHAWHLYIVKLRRGGESYRDRVIEELKSLGVGTSVHFIPLYLHPYYKRNYNYSRRDFPNSYNHYCSAITLPLFVDITEEEIKYVADCFKKIFARSRKK, from the coding sequence GTGAAAGTGACTTCCGTACCGTTTTACCGGCTAAAAATATCAAAGCAAGAAATAGACAAAGTTACTGAGACCATGCGCAGCGGCTGGCTCACAACCGGCAAAGTTACGCATCAATTTGAGTCCGAGTTCGCTGAGTATGTTGGCGCCAAGTATGCGGTAGCGGTTAACTCATGTACGGCGGCTCTGCACCTGTCGTTGATTGCCGCTGGCGTGAAACCGGGAGATGAGGTCATTACGACTCCCTACACGTTCGTGGCGACTACCGAGACGATTATTCAATGTGGCGCAAAAGTCGTGTTCGTTGATACCGAAGAAGACTCTTTCAATATTGACTTGAGCAAGGTAGAGGCTGCTATTAGCCCTCGTACAAAGGCAGTCGTGCCGGTCTATATAGCTGGTTACCCATCGAATCTGAAGAAGATTGATGCGCTTCGCCGAAAGCACAAGGTCCGTGTTATACACGATGCAGCGCATGCATTGGGAACATATTCGGGAAGTAGCATTGTCGGTTCGACGCCCGACCTCACTTGTTTCTCGTTTTACTCAACGAAAAACTTGACGACGGGTGAAGGCGGCATGATTACTACCGACAGCAAGAAGCAGATCGAACTACTACGAATGATCTCACTTCATGGCATGTCGAGGGACGCTTGGAAGCGTTACACCGGCACCGGTTCGTGGAAGTACCAAATCCGAGAGTTAGGTTACAAGTACAATCTGTCCGACATGGCAAGCTCCGTCGGATTGGTTCAACTTCAGAATTTTGACAAGATGCAGAAAGCGCGCAAGAGAGCTGCTGATCTCTATGTCAAGTATCTTGGTGGTTTCGACGAATTGATTATTCCTAAGGATCCTGAGAACGGAAGACATGCGTGGCACCTGTACATCGTGAAGCTTCGCAGAGGTGGTGAATCGTACAGGGATCGTGTTATCGAAGAATTGAAATCTCTGGGTGTAGGAACTTCCGTGCATTTCATTCCGTTGTACCTTCATCCGTACTATAAGAGAAACTACAATTATTCTCGGCGCGATTTTCCAAACAGCTACAACCACTATTGCAGTGCAATTACTCTTCCACTGTTTGTCGATATTACAGAGGAAGAGATCAAGTACGTGGCCGATTGCTTCAAGAAAATATTCGCTCGCAGTCGCAAGAAATGA
- a CDS encoding sugar transferase — translation MQRLIDIVFALAILLLTTPIWIVTLIVVTLSDFGSPFFLQNRVGRNQKVFRLVKFRTMTKNASVGSNLTVSGDKRVTPIGRVLRRLKIDELPQLLNVLVGSMSIVGPRPETPEYVALYDQAEREVLKYRPGLTDPSSIKYRHEERILAKYSDPVEAYKSVILPDKIAISLEYQNRRNLASDLAIIGETIMAIFRPVEGNSR, via the coding sequence GTGCAGCGACTCATTGATATCGTATTCGCACTCGCGATACTACTGCTGACCACGCCGATATGGATTGTTACCTTGATTGTCGTAACACTGTCCGACTTCGGCAGCCCCTTCTTCTTGCAAAACCGTGTCGGCAGAAATCAGAAGGTATTTCGACTAGTAAAGTTTCGGACTATGACCAAGAATGCCTCGGTTGGCTCAAATCTGACCGTTTCCGGCGATAAACGGGTTACTCCAATTGGTCGAGTATTGCGGCGCTTAAAGATCGATGAACTTCCGCAGTTGTTAAATGTCCTGGTTGGTTCGATGAGTATAGTTGGGCCGCGCCCGGAAACACCTGAGTATGTGGCGCTTTACGATCAGGCTGAAAGGGAAGTACTAAAATACCGGCCGGGCTTAACCGATCCTTCATCTATCAAATACCGTCACGAAGAGAGAATCTTGGCCAAATACAGCGATCCCGTGGAAGCATACAAGTCGGTCATACTACCAGACAAGATAGCCATCTCGCTCGAATACCAGAATCGCCGTAATCTCGCCAGCGATCTCGCAATCATAGGCGAGACGATCATGGCAATATTCCGACCGGTTGAAGGAAACTCTCGCTGA